One genomic window of Methanosalsum zhilinae DSM 4017 includes the following:
- a CDS encoding DUF2149 domain-containing protein, which yields MKSRRYRRTGLLSDAEEQNPLTSVANLFDVAMVFSVALLIAMVFSFNMPEMLDPTQDVTIIKNPGQEDMQIVIKEGQSIEILDMTEHIGGGSGEAMGTAYRLADGRVIYVPENGNKMETVD from the coding sequence ATGAAATCAAGAAGATATCGTAGAACGGGTTTGCTAAGTGATGCTGAAGAGCAGAATCCGCTAACAAGTGTAGCTAACCTGTTTGATGTAGCAATGGTATTTTCTGTTGCATTGTTGATAGCCATGGTATTTTCATTCAACATGCCTGAAATGCTTGATCCTACCCAGGACGTAACAATCATCAAGAATCCCGGTCAGGAGGACATGCAGATCGTCATAAAAGAGGGACAGTCAATTGAAATTCTTGATATGACCGAACATATTGGTGGTGGCAGTGGTGAAGCCATGGGTACAGCATACCGTCTGGCAGATGGGAGAGTGATTTACGTTCCTGAAAATGGAAACAAAATGGAAACCGTTGATTGA
- a CDS encoding MotA/TolQ/ExbB proton channel family protein, whose protein sequence is MDPTSLIFGILYTFSSSLLYPVIVVLLLLSLLSLILIGEFLSEYSKRNRDVENLESTCLSVQERMQCSDFAGAAKSLKTLKQTNIVTSFANSAAKHLEVNRIPAIEWISEDYEIKMAKNLEQTRVIAAVAPMLGLMGTLIPLGPALIGLSQGNIEQLANNLIVAFATTVIGLFAGSIAYVLTQVRKRWYWQDMADIDYILNTLEGK, encoded by the coding sequence ATGGATCCAACTTCTCTAATATTTGGGATACTATATACATTTTCATCTTCTCTTCTCTATCCTGTGATTGTTGTATTGCTACTTCTATCTTTACTATCCCTGATATTGATAGGAGAATTCTTATCCGAATATTCAAAACGAAATAGAGATGTAGAGAATTTAGAATCAACCTGCCTGTCGGTACAGGAACGTATGCAGTGTTCAGACTTTGCAGGAGCTGCTAAATCGCTAAAAACACTCAAGCAGACAAATATTGTTACTTCCTTTGCAAATTCTGCAGCAAAGCATCTGGAAGTTAACCGTATTCCTGCAATTGAATGGATTTCTGAAGATTATGAAATTAAGATGGCAAAAAATCTTGAGCAGACCCGTGTGATTGCTGCAGTTGCCCCGATGCTGGGTCTGATGGGAACATTGATTCCACTGGGACCAGCACTGATAGGTCTTTCTCAGGGCAATATAGAACAGCTTGCAAATAATCTGATAGTAGCCTTTGCAACTACAGTAATTGGGTTATTTGCAGGAAGTATTGCCTATGTTCTCACACAGGTAAGAAAAAGATGGTACTGGCAGGATATGGCTGATATTGATTACATTCTCAACACACTGGAGGGTAAGTAA
- a CDS encoding DUF2162 domain-containing protein has translation MGTSIAVIAGIVLGIFVIGLKTGIGCGFSSIDKKQILLIASSYLALSFLIGILLAFIDISVLTEILGLGVTLHAIIALFLIGAGIYTQKKWLCGHDVSRKTFLFLAVPCPACLSALILSCIVLATTVTWSGWIIGTFVGAVFFISILSSSWLFGKMNRTPEDLGTVMMFLGLFYLLGAMLIPAYMQSKQLNITASGGEFQLAPLLIIAAIVLSSYAINKLKGD, from the coding sequence ATGGGAACTAGTATAGCTGTTATTGCTGGAATAGTACTGGGGATATTTGTCATAGGGCTCAAAACCGGAATAGGTTGCGGTTTCTCAAGTATCGACAAAAAGCAAATTTTGCTAATAGCTTCAAGCTATTTAGCACTATCATTTCTAATTGGAATTTTATTGGCCTTTATTGATATCTCTGTTTTAACTGAAATACTTGGTCTGGGTGTAACTTTACATGCAATAATTGCATTGTTTTTGATTGGTGCAGGAATATACACACAAAAAAAATGGCTGTGTGGCCATGACGTTTCAAGAAAGACATTTTTATTTTTAGCAGTTCCATGTCCTGCCTGCTTGAGTGCCTTAATTCTATCCTGCATTGTTCTTGCAACAACAGTTACATGGAGTGGATGGATTATAGGTACTTTTGTAGGTGCTGTCTTTTTTATTTCGATTCTGTCTTCTAGCTGGTTATTTGGCAAAATGAACCGCACACCAGAAGATCTTGGGACTGTGATGATGTTTCTTGGCCTTTTTTACCTGCTCGGTGCTATGCTAATTCCTGCTTATATGCAGTCCAAACAGCTCAATATTACCGCATCGGGAGGAGAGTTTCAACTGGCACCCCTGCTGATCATTGCAGCTATTGTTCTCAGTAGCTATGCAATAAATAAACTAAAAGGTGATTAA
- a CDS encoding immunoglobulin-like domain-containing protein, which translates to MNIITKKIKNKSIPLISIGLIALLLFSSGCLDNNIIGETECDAMIHLPKESFSKYEDIQFEIENTGDTVLEFGRAFSIEYYDEINDTWTRIHLDLVWTEDLIILSPGETFDQQTFNPASNFMDEVKEGEYRIKKNLICADTGEILELTRNFYIDMDKPYPNASLSLEKEEFNKDNNIEYTVENTGTTPITFGRMFEIEFYDQNENAWELVEMQMAVTLEMLILNPGEEFKQSFNPSEHFTEDVKEGLYKINKSVTCTETEEPLHLEKEFNILEN; encoded by the coding sequence ATGAACATTATAACAAAAAAAATAAAAAATAAATCGATCCCTCTTATTTCAATTGGATTGATTGCATTATTATTATTTTCATCAGGATGCTTGGATAATAATATAATTGGTGAAACTGAATGTGATGCAATGATTCATTTACCAAAGGAGAGTTTTAGTAAATATGAAGATATCCAGTTCGAAATCGAGAATACTGGAGATACTGTACTAGAATTTGGCCGTGCATTCAGCATAGAGTATTATGACGAAATCAATGATACATGGACTCGAATCCATTTAGATCTGGTGTGGACTGAGGATCTAATAATTCTATCTCCTGGAGAAACTTTCGATCAACAAACTTTCAATCCTGCCTCAAATTTCATGGATGAAGTAAAAGAAGGTGAATATAGAATTAAAAAGAACCTGATCTGTGCAGATACAGGTGAAATTCTAGAGTTAACCAGAAACTTCTACATTGATATGGACAAGCCTTACCCCAATGCTTCTTTGAGCCTAGAGAAAGAAGAGTTCAATAAAGACAACAACATCGAATATACCGTTGAAAATACTGGAACTACACCAATAACCTTTGGTCGAATGTTTGAAATTGAATTCTATGATCAGAATGAAAATGCCTGGGAACTCGTTGAAATGCAAATGGCAGTCACTTTAGAAATGCTAATATTAAATCCTGGCGAGGAGTTTAAACAATCATTCAATCCATCAGAGCATTTTACTGAGGATGTTAAAGAAGGATTGTATAAAATCAATAAGTCAGTCACCTGCACAGAAACCGAAGAACCCCTCCATCTTGAAAAAGAGTTCAATATCTTAGAAAATTAA
- a CDS encoding alpha/beta fold hydrolase, producing the protein MDEIKIGSLNIAYKRKGKGAPIVLLHGALSDSRVWRRQLDDLSNEFTVVAWDAPGCGRSTDPPETFRLPDFADCLAEFIQEIGLDKPHILGLSFGSGLALELYRRHPNIPKSLILASAYAGWAGSLPPEVVEERLKMAFKQSELPPDHVVDKWIPTLFTKSVSSTVINENKEIMSEFHPVGMRVMSVAFAEADLRDVLPTIEVPTLLLYGEKDQRSPLNIASELHSRIPTSKLVIIPDVGHVANQEAPEIFNAEIRNFLRGIQK; encoded by the coding sequence ATGGATGAAATTAAAATTGGTAGTTTAAACATTGCCTACAAGAGAAAAGGTAAGGGGGCACCTATTGTACTTCTTCACGGAGCTCTTAGCGACAGTCGGGTGTGGCGTAGACAACTTGATGATCTCTCCAATGAGTTCACAGTTGTTGCCTGGGACGCTCCAGGTTGTGGCCGCTCGACAGATCCTCCAGAAACCTTTCGGTTACCTGACTTTGCCGACTGTCTCGCGGAATTTATTCAGGAGATAGGCTTAGATAAACCCCACATTCTTGGTTTATCATTTGGTTCTGGGCTTGCACTTGAACTCTACAGACGCCACCCCAACATACCAAAATCTCTTATATTGGCTTCAGCTTATGCTGGTTGGGCTGGATCTTTACCACCTGAAGTCGTAGAAGAGCGCTTGAAAATGGCGTTTAAACAATCAGAATTGCCTCCTGACCATGTTGTGGATAAATGGATTCCAACACTTTTCACAAAATCAGTGTCTTCTACGGTGATCAATGAAAATAAGGAAATAATGTCTGAATTTCACCCGGTAGGGATGAGAGTAATGTCAGTGGCCTTTGCTGAAGCGGATCTTCGTGACGTGCTTCCAACTATAGAAGTACCTACACTGCTTCTGTATGGTGAAAAGGATCAGCGTTCTCCTCTTAATATTGCTTCAGAACTTCACTCAAGGATTCCTACATCTAAACTTGTGATAATACCTGACGTTGGTCATGTGGCCAATCAGGAAGCACCAGAGATTTTCAATGCCGAAATACGCAACTTCCTTCGAGGTATTCAAAAATGA
- a CDS encoding sensor histidine kinase translates to MDLPKKYLIFLIVLFSFAGLYYISLYNYLLFHTLIEGFTIVVACCIFVIAWNSRKFAENSYLLFLGIAYLFIAGMDAIHTLSYTGMGLFLGYDSNLPTQLWIIARYMESFSFLVAAVFIKRNINPGLTFAGYSIISIILLASIFQFNIFPDCFIEGVGLTTFKVLSEYTISLILLFSAIILFKNKNEFDPKVSNLILIAIMLTILTELTFTFYIDVYGFSNMVGHFLKLASFILIYQAIVITGISQPYNLIFRDLQKNEKKLKEENELKDLFTDILRHDLLNPANVIKGYTDILLENEKNENNLKILKIIKKNNEKAIEIIEAASQLSKLENTDSLGFEDADIGVIFKKVIQNFKFTIEEKNMKVKFIADGIYCARINPLIEDVFVNLLSNAIKYSPDGEEIIIDILDAGSDWKVTVTDHGQGVSDSDKQAIFKRFKRANKGGVKGTGLGLAIVKRIIELHDGEAGVEDNPKTSGCVFWVTVKKSTYSTKSEQKPG, encoded by the coding sequence ATGGATTTACCTAAAAAATATTTAATTTTTTTAATAGTCTTGTTTTCTTTCGCTGGGCTATATTATATTAGTTTGTACAATTATCTATTATTTCATACTTTAATTGAAGGTTTCACCATTGTCGTAGCTTGTTGTATTTTTGTAATTGCATGGAATTCAAGAAAATTTGCAGAAAATAGTTATTTGCTCTTTTTAGGTATAGCTTATCTTTTTATTGCAGGTATGGACGCTATTCATACACTTAGTTATACAGGCATGGGACTGTTTTTAGGGTATGATTCAAATCTGCCTACTCAGTTATGGATTATTGCAAGATATATGGAAAGCTTTTCATTTCTTGTAGCTGCTGTTTTTATAAAACGCAATATCAACCCTGGACTCACATTTGCAGGATATTCAATAATTAGCATAATTCTATTAGCATCAATATTTCAATTTAATATTTTTCCAGACTGTTTTATTGAAGGAGTAGGATTAACAACTTTTAAAGTCTTAAGTGAATACACTATATCCTTAATACTCCTCTTTTCTGCAATTATTTTATTCAAAAATAAAAACGAATTTGATCCAAAGGTAAGCAATTTGATATTAATAGCTATAATGCTAACTATTTTAACAGAACTAACGTTCACATTTTACATTGATGTATATGGCTTTTCAAATATGGTGGGACATTTCTTAAAACTGGCATCTTTTATCCTCATTTATCAGGCAATAGTTATTACTGGCATATCTCAACCATATAATTTAATTTTCAGGGATCTACAAAAAAATGAAAAGAAGTTGAAGGAAGAAAATGAATTAAAAGATTTGTTTACAGATATTCTTCGACATGACCTCTTGAATCCAGCAAATGTCATTAAAGGTTATACTGATATTTTACTTGAAAATGAGAAAAATGAAAATAATTTAAAGATTCTTAAAATTATCAAAAAAAATAATGAAAAAGCAATAGAGATTATAGAAGCAGCATCCCAGTTATCAAAATTAGAAAATACTGACAGCCTGGGATTTGAAGATGCTGATATTGGGGTTATATTTAAGAAGGTGATACAAAATTTCAAATTTACGATAGAAGAAAAAAATATGAAAGTGAAGTTCATTGCAGACGGGATTTACTGTGCCAGAATAAATCCATTGATAGAAGATGTTTTTGTGAATTTACTTTCAAATGCTATTAAGTACAGTCCTGATGGAGAAGAAATTATTATCGATATATTGGATGCCGGAAGTGACTGGAAAGTAACAGTTACAGATCATGGTCAGGGAGTATCAGACAGCGATAAACAAGCAATCTTTAAACGCTTTAAACGAGCAAATAAAGGCGGAGTTAAAGGTACAGGTCTGGGCCTTGCTATCGTGAAAAGAATCATAGAGCTACATGATGGAGAAGCTGGAGTAGAAGATAATCCTAAAACCAGTGGATGCGTTTTTTGGGTTACAGTTAAAAAATCCACATATTCTACTAAAAGTGAACAAAAACCTGGCTAA
- a CDS encoding DUF2769 domain-containing protein, giving the protein MEGVEKNKENLMKCICMKKCPSYSFACKVKSIPSNTAELLKGAFKGNISEIDHIEGMFCAFGKSNCITDEKGCVCPECEVYKENNLTETYYCLVEGGK; this is encoded by the coding sequence GTGGAAGGAGTGGAAAAGAACAAAGAGAATCTCATGAAATGTATCTGTATGAAGAAATGTCCAAGCTATAGTTTTGCTTGCAAAGTAAAATCAATACCCTCCAATACAGCTGAGCTCCTTAAAGGAGCATTCAAAGGGAACATTTCAGAAATAGATCACATAGAGGGAATGTTTTGTGCCTTTGGAAAAAGCAACTGCATTACGGATGAGAAAGGATGTGTATGTCCTGAATGTGAAGTGTACAAAGAGAATAACCTTACAGAGACTTATTACTGCCTGGTTGAGGGCGGCAAGTAA
- a CDS encoding class I SAM-dependent methyltransferase — protein sequence MNDVYNNIDWNRVWTDQIQKSQRSKNRKECSSIWEDRESAKRFWNISQRDGQKRAKETIKDLHITPHSKVLDIGAGPGTLSIPISEKVGHVTAVEPSKGMLEVLDEKIAEYRRDNISIVRKRWEDIDVEKDLDGPYDVVIASFSLGMPDIRRAIEDMQAVSSDYIYLYWFAGNTPWDEHSFRIWPALHGSEYHPSPKCDILFNVLYQMGIYPHLEPFIIGRTEKYLTLDEAVNEQKNHFAIENEQQRKILKQYFQETLQVDNEKYVYDASSTRVRIWWSVKGPEKMA from the coding sequence ATGAATGATGTGTACAATAATATAGATTGGAACCGTGTCTGGACAGATCAGATACAGAAAAGCCAGAGAAGCAAAAACAGGAAGGAATGCTCTTCTATATGGGAAGACCGTGAGAGTGCAAAAAGATTCTGGAACATTTCACAGAGAGATGGACAGAAACGGGCAAAAGAAACCATCAAAGATCTTCATATAACACCCCATTCCAAAGTTCTTGATATTGGAGCAGGACCCGGAACACTTTCCATACCCATCTCAGAAAAAGTTGGACATGTGACTGCCGTTGAACCCTCAAAGGGTATGCTGGAGGTCCTTGATGAGAAGATAGCAGAGTACAGAAGAGATAATATATCTATTGTCAGGAAAAGGTGGGAGGACATAGATGTTGAAAAGGACCTTGACGGGCCCTATGATGTGGTGATTGCATCGTTCTCACTGGGTATGCCTGACATCCGCAGGGCTATCGAGGATATGCAGGCAGTATCTTCAGATTATATATACCTCTACTGGTTTGCCGGTAATACACCATGGGATGAACATTCCTTCAGGATATGGCCTGCATTGCATGGAAGTGAATATCATCCCTCACCCAAGTGTGATATACTGTTCAATGTGCTCTACCAGATGGGAATATACCCCCATTTGGAACCATTTATTATTGGCAGGACTGAAAAATATTTAACACTGGATGAAGCAGTAAACGAGCAGAAAAATCACTTTGCCATTGAGAATGAGCAGCAAAGGAAAATACTCAAACAATATTTTCAGGAGACTTTGCAGGTTGATAATGAAAAATATGTCTATGATGCCAGCTCCACCAGGGTAAGGATATGGTGGTCAGTAAAAGGCCCTGAGAAAATGGCATGA
- a CDS encoding ABC transporter ATP-binding protein: protein MILDVNGVEFNYSSKEVLSNIKFHLKKNEILAILGPNGVGKTTLLKCMNAILKPDKGTIMIEEEDVLKLEQIEIARRLGYVPQHCESAKLTAFDAILLGRMPHIKWNISTEDVMLVEAVIKRLKLEDLALRYIDELSGGELQKIGIARALAQNPKLLLLDEPTSSLDLKNQLNILDIIRDVVKKEDVSAIMTMHDLNLAFRYADKFLFLKNGTIFAAGSITDISPQIIEEVYGVPVTIQNYHNVSVVIPV from the coding sequence ATGATATTAGATGTAAATGGAGTGGAATTTAACTATAGCAGCAAAGAAGTTCTCAGTAATATCAAGTTTCATCTGAAGAAGAATGAGATACTTGCTATACTCGGACCAAACGGGGTGGGGAAGACCACCCTGCTCAAATGTATGAACGCAATACTTAAACCAGACAAAGGGACAATAATGATAGAAGAGGAGGATGTGCTTAAGCTTGAGCAGATAGAGATCGCACGCCGCCTGGGGTATGTTCCACAGCACTGCGAGTCTGCAAAACTGACGGCATTTGATGCTATCCTTCTGGGCAGGATGCCACACATAAAATGGAATATCAGTACAGAAGATGTGATGCTTGTGGAGGCTGTTATCAAAAGACTGAAGCTTGAGGATCTTGCACTTAGATATATAGACGAGCTTAGTGGAGGAGAACTACAGAAAATAGGTATTGCAAGGGCTCTTGCACAAAATCCAAAGCTTTTACTGCTTGATGAACCAACAAGTAGTCTTGATCTTAAGAACCAGCTGAATATACTTGATATAATCAGGGATGTTGTGAAAAAAGAAGATGTTTCTGCAATTATGACCATGCATGACCTGAACCTTGCCTTCAGATACGCCGATAAATTCCTTTTTCTTAAAAATGGAACCATATTTGCAGCAGGGAGTATAACAGATATATCTCCACAGATAATAGAAGAAGTATATGGCGTACCGGTCACCATACAGAACTATCATAATGTATCTGTAGTAATACCAGTCTGA
- a CDS encoding FecCD family ABC transporter permease — translation MSSGAGDIVSRYKEHTARKVSYILTGIFLLFLAAVYSISTGPIDIPLLDVIRTLAGQSISPTWDSAIWNIRLPQVLTAIVAGAGLAISGVVMQSILRNPLGSPFTLGISNAAAFGAAFSIIILGAGSTSSSVGTAVTINNPYTTTIAAFVFAMIATAVILMFARIRGTTPEVMILIGVAMGSLFTAGTMFLQYFADDVQLASMVFWTFGDTSRASWEELGLISVIVIIAFVYFTLNRWKYNAIDAGDETAKGLGVDVEKVRLWGMIWASLVTAITVAFLGVIGFIGLICPHMVRRLIGDDHRFLITGSVVMGALLLLCADTVARAMIQPYQLPVAVLTSFLGAPAFIYIILKWRRI, via the coding sequence ATGAGCAGTGGAGCAGGAGATATTGTAAGCAGGTACAAGGAGCACACTGCCAGGAAGGTCAGCTATATACTTACAGGCATCTTCCTGCTGTTTTTGGCAGCTGTGTATTCAATATCCACTGGACCTATTGATATCCCGCTACTTGATGTTATCAGGACACTTGCAGGACAAAGTATTTCACCTACATGGGACAGTGCAATATGGAACATTCGTCTGCCACAGGTACTTACAGCTATTGTTGCAGGTGCCGGGCTTGCTATCTCGGGGGTCGTGATGCAGTCCATACTCCGAAACCCCCTTGGATCGCCTTTCACCCTTGGAATATCAAATGCTGCAGCCTTTGGGGCAGCGTTCTCAATAATTATACTGGGAGCTGGTAGTACAAGCAGTAGCGTTGGAACTGCAGTTACTATAAACAATCCCTATACCACAACAATTGCAGCATTTGTTTTTGCAATGATAGCTACCGCTGTCATACTAATGTTTGCAAGGATAAGAGGAACAACTCCCGAAGTAATGATACTGATAGGTGTTGCCATGGGATCTCTGTTCACGGCAGGTACTATGTTCTTGCAGTACTTTGCAGATGATGTACAACTTGCTTCTATGGTATTCTGGACCTTTGGAGATACTTCAAGGGCAAGCTGGGAAGAGCTGGGCCTGATATCTGTGATAGTTATCATTGCTTTTGTGTATTTCACACTAAACCGCTGGAAATACAATGCTATAGATGCAGGGGATGAGACTGCAAAGGGTCTTGGCGTGGATGTTGAGAAAGTAAGACTGTGGGGTATGATATGGGCATCGCTTGTCACTGCCATTACTGTTGCTTTCCTAGGAGTTATTGGTTTTATTGGGCTAATATGCCCTCACATGGTACGCCGACTCATAGGAGATGACCATCGGTTCCTAATTACTGGCAGTGTTGTGATGGGAGCACTGCTGCTTCTGTGTGCTGATACTGTTGCTCGGGCAATGATACAGCCATACCAGCTTCCTGTAGCTGTGCTTACTTCATTTCTGGGTGCACCTGCGTTTATATATATTATACTAAAGTGGAGAAGAATATGA
- a CDS encoding iron ABC transporter substrate-binding protein, with amino-acid sequence MQKSRILTFTLLVTLVAVSVFACGCMDNSSSSQSTQSDYEMITVTDALGRNVEVPKSPDHVICSGSGALRYLTYLQAQDRIVGVDSIETRESNYDARPYAIANPQFKDYPVFGEFRGNDDPEKILMLDPQPQVIFKTYSADAYDPVELQRRTGIPVVVLNYGDMVNYRSDMYRSFEIMGEVLGKEERAEELIAFFDETIADLNERTKDVPEEEKTTCYVGGIARRGPHGFHSTEPTYPPFLFINAKNVAYDPTRELSSVEVSKESLLGWDPEILFVDLSTTQSEDKSCAVYQLQTDSAYRQLSAVKSSEVYTVLPYNWYTQNYGSVLVNSYYTGKLLYPDRFEDVDIDEKGAEIYTFLVGMGDEQMGAHVYDTMKHIFTTPAFTKVDL; translated from the coding sequence ATGCAAAAAAGCAGGATATTAACTTTTACACTATTAGTTACACTTGTTGCAGTTTCAGTGTTTGCCTGCGGATGCATGGATAATTCATCCAGTTCCCAGAGCACCCAGTCTGATTATGAGATGATAACAGTTACCGATGCCCTTGGCAGGAATGTGGAGGTACCAAAATCCCCGGATCATGTCATTTGTTCAGGTTCCGGCGCTCTGAGATATCTGACATATCTCCAGGCTCAGGACAGAATAGTTGGTGTGGACAGTATCGAAACCCGAGAATCAAATTATGATGCCAGACCCTATGCTATTGCAAACCCGCAGTTTAAGGATTATCCGGTATTTGGAGAGTTTAGAGGTAATGATGACCCTGAGAAAATATTGATGCTTGACCCACAACCCCAGGTAATATTCAAGACTTATTCTGCAGATGCATATGATCCTGTGGAGCTGCAGAGAAGAACAGGCATTCCGGTTGTTGTACTTAACTATGGAGATATGGTCAATTATAGATCAGATATGTACAGATCCTTTGAGATAATGGGCGAAGTACTTGGTAAAGAGGAACGTGCTGAAGAGCTCATAGCATTTTTTGATGAGACTATTGCAGACCTTAACGAGCGTACAAAAGATGTACCTGAAGAAGAAAAGACAACATGCTATGTAGGTGGCATTGCCCGTAGGGGTCCACATGGATTCCATTCCACAGAACCTACATATCCACCTTTCCTTTTCATAAATGCTAAGAATGTAGCATATGATCCAACAAGAGAACTTAGCAGTGTCGAAGTTTCAAAGGAAAGCTTGCTTGGCTGGGATCCAGAAATACTTTTTGTGGATTTGTCCACCACTCAATCTGAGGATAAGTCCTGTGCTGTATATCAGCTTCAGACAGACAGTGCTTACAGGCAACTAAGTGCTGTAAAATCATCAGAAGTCTACACAGTTTTGCCTTACAATTGGTATACACAGAATTATGGATCAGTTCTTGTGAACTCATATTATACAGGTAAGCTACTGTATCCTGACAGGTTTGAAGACGTAGATATTGATGAGAAAGGAGCTGAAATCTACACATTCCTTGTTGGTATGGGAGATGAACAGATGGGAGCACACGTGTATGATACAATGAAACATATCTTTACTACCCCTGCGTTCACAAAGGTGGATTTGTAA
- a CDS encoding MATE family efflux transporter → MNKTNSAQTYDYDDPSNGHKETSSMRLLAGDPQTAIRKLAFPMMLGMLVQTLYNLVDTFWVSGLGADALAAVGFVFPFFFVIIALSNGLGVGGGSAISRRLGLRDKRGADNVAVHTFILLLIISVIFTVPLYIFAEQIFTYIGAGRTTEMATSYGRIIFGGSILLFFTNVANAILRSEGDSKRAMNAMIFGSVLNIFLDPIFIYTLEMGVSGAAWATVISMGITSILMGKWLFFKKDTYLEFDFSDFSFDKSILWDIFRVSFPAAAQQTSMALMMLIMNVIIITASNTDGVAVYTVGWRIVTIAIAPLMGISTAVVTMSGYSFGEKTYDRLSSSHIYSMKVGILVETVIAFLTFILAPQLAYIFTMSEDASHITDDVITFLRIICIFYPMISLGMLSSSLFQGIGKGLNSLVATILRALIFVPVFTIIFAFSLDMGLTGIWWGIVIGNMIGSVIIFVWARLYIVRLMKNERLSF, encoded by the coding sequence ATGAATAAAACTAATTCTGCTCAGACATACGACTATGATGATCCGAGCAATGGCCATAAAGAAACATCTTCCATGAGGCTTCTAGCAGGTGATCCTCAAACGGCTATAAGAAAACTGGCATTCCCCATGATGCTGGGTATGCTAGTGCAGACACTTTATAATCTTGTAGATACTTTCTGGGTATCTGGTCTAGGGGCGGATGCTCTTGCAGCTGTTGGTTTTGTATTTCCTTTCTTTTTTGTTATAATTGCACTTTCAAACGGACTTGGGGTAGGAGGTGGGTCGGCTATATCTCGAAGACTAGGTCTTAGAGATAAGAGAGGCGCGGATAATGTTGCAGTACATACATTCATCCTTCTGTTGATCATATCTGTGATTTTTACTGTACCTCTGTACATATTTGCAGAACAGATATTCACATACATAGGTGCTGGCAGAACTACTGAAATGGCGACCTCATATGGACGTATTATATTTGGAGGCAGTATTCTGCTATTTTTTACGAATGTAGCAAACGCTATACTTCGAAGTGAAGGGGATTCCAAACGCGCTATGAACGCGATGATATTTGGTTCTGTGCTTAACATATTTCTTGACCCAATATTTATTTACACACTGGAAATGGGAGTTTCCGGTGCAGCATGGGCTACAGTGATATCTATGGGAATAACGTCTATTTTAATGGGCAAGTGGTTATTTTTCAAAAAAGATACATACTTGGAATTTGATTTCAGCGATTTTAGCTTTGATAAAAGTATTTTATGGGATATATTCAGAGTAAGCTTTCCAGCTGCCGCACAACAGACTTCCATGGCTCTTATGATGCTTATAATGAACGTTATTATCATTACGGCTAGCAATACGGATGGAGTGGCTGTTTATACGGTAGGGTGGCGTATTGTGACTATAGCCATTGCACCATTAATGGGTATTTCTACAGCCGTTGTAACCATGTCAGGCTATTCTTTTGGAGAGAAAACATATGATAGGTTATCATCCTCTCATATCTACTCCATGAAGGTGGGGATTCTTGTAGAAACTGTCATTGCATTTTTGACCTTTATTCTAGCACCACAGCTAGCTTACATATTCACAATGTCTGAAGATGCTTCCCATATAACCGATGATGTGATCACGTTTCTCAGGATAATTTGCATATTCTATCCAATGATCTCCCTGGGAATGCTCTCATCTTCACTATTCCAGGGTATTGGTAAAGGATTGAATTCACTTGTTGCAACTATTCTTCGAGCCCTTATATTTGTACCTGTGTTCACGATCATATTTGCCTTTAGTCTTGATATGGGACTTACTGGCATATGGTGGGGAATAGTCATAGGTAACATGATTGGTTCTGTTATCATTTTTGTATGGGCAAGACTTTACATAGTGAGACTAATGAAGAATGAACGATTAAGCTTTTAA